One genomic window of Catenulispora sp. EB89 includes the following:
- a CDS encoding D-alanyl-D-alanine carboxypeptidase family protein, whose protein sequence is MRGSLLRRNVTVAAACAALIAGGAGGAVAAPAPTPTPTAPSSTPLGPTVTSPGTPPIPPDVQAGSFVLADEATGTILAERAPHERLRPASTLKILTALALMPRLDPAQVHLSVPSDIAALATTEPGASAVGIKPGLSYRVSDLWNAVFLRSGNDAIATLAAMAGGEGQTVNLMRQTAQRLHANDTVVVNADGYDADGQVSSAFDLALMARAGLQDPGFRAYCSLERAKFPSVNGTTFEIDNENRLLGKYPGMIGVKNGYTSLAHHTFVGAAQRNGRTLVVSVFDAGTDIYQQTAKLLDWGFAVPAAAAGVDQLAAPDPLQKSTVPDETLPPPDALHAKKRDALEGNDGSIPTSAAAASSPHKGGGSTVLGDAFETLLYVLGFLVCAVVALRARVLWKQRKQR, encoded by the coding sequence ATGCGCGGGTCACTGCTTCGTCGGAATGTCACTGTCGCCGCGGCGTGCGCGGCGCTGATCGCCGGGGGTGCCGGCGGCGCGGTCGCCGCTCCCGCCCCGACGCCGACGCCGACCGCTCCCAGTTCCACGCCGCTCGGGCCGACGGTGACCAGTCCCGGCACGCCGCCGATCCCGCCGGACGTCCAGGCCGGGTCGTTCGTGCTGGCCGACGAGGCGACCGGCACGATCCTGGCCGAGCGGGCCCCGCACGAGCGGCTGCGCCCTGCCTCGACCCTCAAGATCCTGACAGCCCTCGCGCTGATGCCCCGCCTGGATCCGGCGCAGGTCCACCTCTCCGTGCCGAGCGACATCGCGGCGCTGGCCACCACCGAGCCCGGCGCGAGCGCGGTCGGCATCAAGCCGGGGCTCTCCTACCGGGTCTCCGACCTGTGGAACGCGGTGTTCCTGCGCTCGGGCAATGACGCCATCGCCACGCTGGCCGCCATGGCCGGCGGCGAGGGGCAGACCGTGAACCTGATGCGCCAGACCGCGCAGCGGCTGCACGCGAACGACACGGTCGTGGTCAACGCCGACGGCTACGACGCCGACGGCCAGGTCTCCAGCGCCTTCGACCTGGCGCTGATGGCGCGCGCGGGTTTGCAGGACCCGGGTTTCCGCGCCTACTGCTCGCTGGAGCGCGCCAAGTTCCCGTCGGTGAACGGCACCACGTTCGAGATCGACAACGAGAACCGGCTGCTCGGCAAGTACCCGGGCATGATTGGGGTGAAGAACGGCTACACGTCCTTGGCGCACCACACCTTCGTCGGCGCCGCGCAGCGCAACGGCCGCACGCTCGTGGTCTCGGTGTTCGACGCCGGCACCGACATCTACCAGCAGACGGCGAAGCTGCTCGACTGGGGCTTCGCGGTGCCGGCGGCAGCGGCCGGGGTGGACCAGTTGGCCGCGCCGGATCCGCTGCAGAAGTCGACCGTTCCGGACGAGACGTTGCCGCCGCCGGACGCGCTGCACGCGAAGAAGCGCGATGCGCTGGAGGGCAACGACGGGAGCATCCCGACGTCCGCTGCCGCCGCCTCGTCGCCGCACAAGGGCGGCGGCTCGACGGTGCTGGGCGACGCGTTCGAGACGTTGCTCTACGTGCTCGGGTTCTTGGTGTGCGCGGTCGTGGCGTTGCGCGCGCGGGTGTTGTGGAAGCAGCGCAAACAGCGGTGA
- the msrB gene encoding peptide-methionine (R)-S-oxide reductase MsrB: MVYKVERTEAEWRQHLGPAAYKTLREFGTENPWSGAYVENDDPGIYLCRGCDTALFGSQSKFNAECGWAAFSGPITEDLVETHEDRSQGMLRTEIRCATCGSHLGYLFQDAPEELGGWRYCVNSIGLFLRESVSASAAASASSASAS, translated from the coding sequence ATGGTGTACAAGGTCGAGCGCACCGAGGCAGAGTGGCGGCAGCACCTGGGACCGGCCGCCTACAAGACCCTGCGCGAGTTCGGAACCGAGAACCCGTGGTCCGGCGCCTACGTCGAGAACGACGACCCGGGCATCTACCTGTGCCGCGGCTGCGACACCGCGCTGTTCGGCTCGCAGTCCAAGTTCAACGCCGAGTGCGGCTGGGCCGCCTTCTCCGGCCCGATCACCGAAGACCTCGTCGAGACGCACGAGGACCGCTCGCAGGGCATGCTGCGCACCGAGATCCGCTGTGCCACCTGCGGATCGCACCTCGGCTACCTGTTCCAGGACGCGCCCGAGGAGCTCGGCGGGTGGCGCTACTGCGTCAACTCGATCGGGTTGTTCCTGCGCGAGTCGGTGTCCGCATCAGCGGCGGCGTCGGCGTCCTCCGCCTCGGCGTCCTGA
- a CDS encoding polysaccharide biosynthesis protein, which yields MTGQAESPWDGSPGPASWIRPPATLRTLVVGAGRAGRALARELRDAAGPHGTEGQELRPIGFVDDARDPFANSEAQPEPAMPLLGTLAELAHLVAEHAAEAVLLAIPGLPTARARELTAAATGAGAVVRYLPWHAAHLPREATASDLRPLDIRALIDGPAPHAVSPEVKEIVTGKRVLVTGAGGALGAELSRHLHAFNPGELFLLDGDESAMHHLAPDLYATLLTTDLSDRDQTDRTFRDLRPEVVFHAAGPRQASVLERRPSLGVKANVLSTDNLVRAVARHGTERFVRISTDADPATMLGASQRAAEAVIRAAAAKSAKKHTNTVYTAVRVGDALDAHASLLTVLADQIRAGGPVTITHPDATRRFATVEEAVALALEAARTATGGEVSTPDLGAPTRIADVVERFTRQYKLPEVPIRCVSSSQKAKNPWPAEPTRPAEPTQPADYADLPDRLDKLYKAAEKNRDPKVRQMLAKLAKPSPDRPR from the coding sequence ATGACCGGACAGGCCGAATCACCATGGGACGGGTCCCCAGGACCCGCCTCGTGGATCCGGCCACCCGCCACGCTGCGCACGCTGGTCGTCGGCGCAGGACGGGCCGGCCGGGCGCTGGCTCGGGAGCTGCGCGACGCAGCGGGCCCACACGGCACCGAGGGCCAGGAACTCCGCCCGATCGGCTTCGTCGACGACGCCCGCGACCCCTTCGCCAATAGCGAAGCCCAGCCCGAACCCGCCATGCCTCTCCTCGGCACGCTCGCGGAACTGGCACACCTCGTAGCCGAGCACGCGGCCGAAGCCGTACTGCTCGCGATCCCCGGCCTGCCCACCGCGCGGGCCCGCGAACTGACCGCCGCGGCGACCGGCGCGGGAGCCGTCGTCCGCTACCTGCCGTGGCACGCCGCCCACCTGCCCCGCGAAGCGACGGCCTCCGACCTGCGCCCCCTGGACATCAGAGCGCTGATCGACGGCCCGGCACCGCACGCGGTCTCCCCCGAGGTCAAGGAGATCGTCACCGGCAAACGGGTCCTGGTCACCGGCGCCGGCGGCGCCCTCGGCGCCGAACTCAGCCGCCATCTGCACGCCTTCAACCCCGGCGAGCTGTTCCTCCTCGACGGCGACGAATCCGCCATGCACCACCTCGCTCCCGACCTGTACGCCACCCTGCTGACCACGGACCTCTCCGACCGCGACCAGACCGACCGCACCTTCCGCGACCTACGCCCCGAGGTGGTCTTCCACGCCGCCGGCCCAAGGCAGGCGTCGGTCCTGGAGCGCCGCCCGAGCCTCGGCGTGAAGGCGAACGTCCTGAGCACCGACAACCTCGTCCGCGCGGTCGCCAGGCACGGCACAGAGCGCTTCGTACGGATCTCCACCGACGCCGATCCGGCAACGATGCTCGGCGCCTCTCAGCGAGCGGCTGAGGCCGTCATCCGCGCCGCCGCGGCCAAGAGCGCGAAGAAGCACACGAACACCGTCTACACCGCCGTACGCGTCGGCGACGCCCTCGACGCCCACGCCTCGCTCCTGACCGTCCTGGCCGACCAGATCCGCGCCGGCGGCCCGGTCACCATCACCCACCCGGACGCGACGCGCCGTTTCGCCACCGTCGAGGAAGCCGTCGCCCTGGCACTGGAAGCCGCTCGCACAGCCACCGGCGGCGAGGTCTCCACCCCCGACCTCGGCGCGCCGACCCGGATCGCCGACGTGGTCGAGCGCTTCACACGACAGTACAAGCTGCCCGAGGTGCCGATCCGCTGCGTCAGCTCATCGCAGAAGGCGAAGAACCCTTGGCCGGCCGAGCCCACGCGGCCCGCCGAACCAACCCAGCCCGCCGACTACGCCGACCTCCCGGACCGCCTGGACAAGCTCTACAAGGCCGCCGAGAAGAACCGGGACCCGAAAGTACGGCAGATGCTGGCGAAACTGGCCAAGCCGAGCCCCGATCGACCGCGCTGA
- a CDS encoding response regulator, whose translation MLDASTIGLEDRLEERLDVTGLGEVRILVVDDHRTFAEALASRLRAEPGFGVAATTTIDGARRLIDERRPDVVLLDVDLDGRDGIRFAAEIRASHADVRIVMVTAGEEEKRVAEAVRGGVNAWVAKDGSVEHLLQVVRGVLRDETHIPPRLLTYVLSDLMAAEQERNEHETLVGALTPREREVLQCMVSGMTRASIAQHLFLSPNTVRTHMQNVLGKLGVHSTLAAVAVARRAGIGEDPR comes from the coding sequence ATGCTTGACGCCTCCACGATCGGACTCGAGGACCGCCTCGAGGAGCGCCTCGACGTCACGGGCCTCGGGGAGGTCCGAATCCTTGTCGTCGACGACCACCGCACCTTCGCCGAAGCCCTGGCCTCGCGCCTGCGCGCCGAGCCCGGCTTCGGGGTGGCCGCCACCACCACCATCGACGGCGCCCGCCGCCTGATCGACGAGCGCCGGCCGGACGTCGTCCTGCTCGACGTGGACCTCGACGGCCGCGACGGCATCCGCTTCGCCGCCGAGATCCGGGCCAGCCATGCCGACGTGCGCATCGTCATGGTCACCGCCGGCGAGGAGGAGAAGCGGGTCGCCGAGGCGGTCCGCGGCGGCGTGAACGCCTGGGTCGCCAAGGACGGCTCCGTGGAGCACCTGCTCCAGGTGGTCCGCGGCGTCCTGCGCGACGAGACGCACATCCCGCCCCGCCTGCTGACCTACGTCCTGAGCGACCTGATGGCCGCCGAGCAGGAGCGCAACGAGCACGAGACCCTGGTCGGCGCGCTCACCCCGCGCGAGCGCGAGGTCCTGCAGTGCATGGTCTCGGGCATGACCCGCGCCTCGATCGCCCAGCACCTGTTCCTGTCGCCCAACACGGTCCGCACGCATATGCAGAACGTCCTGGGCAAGCTCGGCGTACACTCCACGCTGGCCGCCGTGGCGGTGGCCCGACGCGCCGGAATCGGGGAAGACCCCCGCTGA
- a CDS encoding LuxR C-terminal-related transcriptional regulator, with protein MPTRIVLCDDHTLLTESLAASLAAKGYQVEAVTSSPAQGLAAVASLDPDILMLDVHFPMTVSARAAASPLATAGEQAFPVSRPNSRMVTAGLELARAVLERHPRTKVLMVSATDDPAIVSAALDLGVSGFTRKDQRIDGIVQILERVAGGEVAVDPELLRAAVRHLKAPDVDQAERTLRYLTPREREVLRRIVEGESTKQIARAMDIAQSTARTHVQNVLVKLGAHSRVEASAIVARVGAVDRLGATQ; from the coding sequence ATGCCCACCAGGATCGTGCTCTGCGACGACCACACCCTGCTCACCGAGTCCCTCGCCGCCTCGCTGGCCGCCAAGGGCTACCAGGTCGAGGCCGTGACCTCGAGCCCGGCGCAGGGGCTGGCCGCCGTGGCGTCCCTGGACCCGGACATCCTGATGCTGGACGTGCACTTCCCGATGACCGTCTCGGCGCGCGCCGCCGCCTCGCCGCTGGCGACCGCCGGCGAGCAGGCGTTCCCGGTGTCGCGGCCGAACAGCCGGATGGTCACCGCGGGCCTGGAGCTGGCGCGGGCGGTGCTGGAGCGGCATCCTCGCACCAAGGTGTTGATGGTCTCGGCGACCGACGATCCGGCGATCGTCAGTGCCGCGCTGGACCTCGGCGTGTCCGGTTTCACCCGCAAGGACCAGCGGATCGACGGCATCGTGCAGATCCTGGAGCGGGTCGCCGGCGGCGAGGTGGCGGTGGATCCCGAGCTGTTGCGCGCGGCGGTCCGGCATCTCAAGGCCCCGGACGTCGACCAGGCCGAGCGCACTCTCCGTTACCTGACGCCGCGCGAGCGCGAGGTACTACGCCGCATTGTCGAGGGCGAGTCGACCAAGCAGATCGCTCGCGCCATGGACATCGCGCAGTCCACGGCCCGCACGCACGTGCAGAACGTGCTGGTCAAGCTGGGTGCACACTCCCGCGTCGAGGCCTCGGCGATCGTCGCCCGGGTGGGCGCGGTGGACCGGCTCGGCGCGACGCAGTGA
- a CDS encoding sensor histidine kinase, producing the protein MSTTTDTTTPGADMSGPAGGAGGSKDPYIRGTDETVLLDLRELRAQEAADKAARAARAAAAGLSVDPSADPSAAGSPTALGALGVLGAPGAAGAIGAIEAGTTGTTGATGAELERYHGSHRRDAVLYADGGTAIPLDRVREVCHDLRQPVAAILMLASAAELRPDVPERVRDVLQEIMSQTEEISATVRQFLDDAKQGVDGLGEPVPCNVAGLAAESVERWRATFDGDLALAAAEDPLHVTVDPVLFKRALGNVLSNGTRAAGDSGRVQVTVRRFETAEGERAVIEVDDSGPGFGNIPAGHGLGLAVVRRTIEAAGGSVEFAEGPLGGALVRLVLPVTPIRPLSADDELTKTFHGEISLSQLAAELAAGNVHRALADFDDLDDIDDIDDFEDLAEDDFEDVDDIAAGHALPTSGHTVAAAGHTLTGGHAFVTRTSAWPEPMAISGTPEQLAIGGPADRGNLFGARAVEQDAIAATPAVASEAPANRSYFGLPAQQNRPATDRGFFGVSAQKNQSSDPAESGYFGLPLKNDPAPQPQRRVYDAPSDIAAHPVPTGLLAERRNARPQAPAEAAASQPARTAVPTAPASPAAPQPLAPQLPAAAPTAADVFAATGPAHSGTPQAQAEAAAPAFAAPQLPAPTQTPPPPTPTFDPSDTQPLHIIPTGQDDTALASIQLPSQANLTHPPRIPASALQPVASVQLSLLPGGAF; encoded by the coding sequence ATGAGCACGACCACGGACACCACCACGCCCGGCGCCGACATGAGCGGACCGGCGGGCGGCGCCGGCGGGTCGAAGGACCCGTACATCCGCGGCACGGACGAGACCGTGCTGCTCGACCTGCGCGAGCTGCGGGCCCAGGAGGCGGCGGACAAGGCGGCGCGGGCCGCGCGGGCTGCTGCTGCCGGTCTCTCCGTTGATCCCTCTGCTGATCCCTCCGCGGCCGGATCGCCCACGGCGCTCGGAGCGCTCGGAGTGCTTGGCGCTCCCGGAGCCGCCGGAGCGATCGGAGCGATCGAGGCCGGGACGACCGGAACCACCGGAGCCACTGGGGCGGAGCTCGAGCGCTACCACGGCTCGCACCGCCGCGACGCGGTCCTGTACGCCGACGGCGGCACCGCGATCCCCCTGGACCGGGTCCGCGAGGTCTGCCACGACCTGCGCCAGCCGGTCGCCGCGATCCTGATGCTGGCCTCCGCCGCCGAACTGCGGCCGGACGTCCCCGAGCGGGTCCGGGACGTGCTGCAGGAGATCATGTCCCAGACCGAGGAGATATCCGCGACGGTCCGCCAGTTCCTGGACGACGCCAAGCAGGGCGTGGACGGCCTCGGCGAGCCGGTGCCGTGCAACGTGGCCGGCCTGGCCGCGGAGTCCGTGGAGCGCTGGCGGGCCACCTTCGACGGCGACCTGGCCCTGGCGGCGGCCGAGGACCCGCTGCACGTGACGGTGGACCCGGTGCTGTTCAAACGGGCACTCGGCAACGTCCTGTCCAACGGCACCCGCGCCGCCGGCGACTCCGGCCGCGTCCAGGTGACCGTCCGCCGCTTCGAGACCGCCGAGGGCGAACGCGCGGTGATCGAGGTCGACGACAGCGGCCCCGGCTTCGGCAACATACCGGCCGGCCACGGCCTGGGCCTGGCGGTCGTCCGCCGCACGATAGAGGCCGCCGGCGGCTCGGTGGAGTTCGCCGAGGGACCGCTCGGCGGCGCCCTGGTCCGCCTGGTCCTCCCGGTCACCCCGATCCGCCCGCTGAGCGCCGACGACGAACTGACCAAGACCTTCCACGGCGAGATCTCGCTGAGCCAGCTGGCCGCGGAGCTCGCGGCGGGCAACGTGCACCGGGCGCTGGCGGACTTCGACGACCTCGACGACATTGACGACATTGATGACTTCGAAGACCTCGCCGAGGACGACTTCGAGGACGTGGACGACATCGCCGCCGGGCACGCACTCCCGACCTCGGGTCACACCGTCGCAGCGGCAGGCCACACGCTGACCGGCGGCCACGCATTCGTGACGCGGACCAGCGCCTGGCCGGAGCCGATGGCCATCTCCGGCACGCCGGAGCAGCTGGCGATCGGCGGGCCCGCAGACCGGGGAAACCTGTTCGGCGCCCGGGCGGTGGAGCAGGACGCGATCGCCGCGACGCCTGCCGTGGCGTCGGAGGCTCCTGCGAACCGGAGCTACTTCGGACTGCCGGCACAGCAAAACCGGCCGGCGACCGACCGCGGCTTCTTCGGCGTCTCCGCGCAGAAGAACCAGTCTTCGGACCCCGCGGAGAGCGGCTACTTCGGTCTGCCGCTGAAGAACGACCCCGCGCCTCAGCCTCAGCGCCGCGTCTACGACGCGCCTTCGGACATCGCCGCGCATCCGGTCCCGACCGGCCTGCTCGCGGAGCGCCGGAACGCCCGCCCGCAGGCGCCCGCCGAGGCCGCCGCCTCGCAGCCGGCGCGCACGGCCGTCCCCACCGCGCCTGCCTCACCCGCCGCACCGCAGCCTCTGGCCCCGCAGCTCCCCGCCGCCGCACCGACCGCCGCAGATGTCTTCGCCGCCACCGGCCCGGCGCACTCCGGCACACCGCAGGCCCAGGCCGAAGCCGCCGCACCGGCGTTCGCCGCCCCGCAGCTCCCGGCACCGACCCAGACTCCCCCGCCCCCCACCCCCACCTTCGACCCCTCCGACACCCAACCCCTCCACATCATCCCCACCGGTCAGGACGACACCGCCCTCGCCTCGATCCAGCTCCCGTCCCAGGCGAACCTGACCCACCCCCCGCGCATCCCCGCCTCGGCGCTGCAGCCGGTCGCCTCGGTCCAGCTCTCCCTGCTCCCAGGAGGCGCTTTCTGA
- a CDS encoding ABC-F family ATP-binding cassette domain-containing protein, with amino-acid sequence MAPQAVNLVNLENVSKAYTARTLLDKVSLGLSEGDRIGVVGRNGGGKSTLLRVLAKLDEPDSGRVTHTGGLRIAFVGQHDSLDPDATIRHELVADRPDHEWLADARVRDVITGLFGGTDFPAFPDGMDTRIGPLSGGERRRVALAKALINEHDLLLLDEPTNHLDVEGIAWLARHLATAKPALLTVTHDRWFLDAVTTRTWEVVNGQVLDYDGGYSAYVLARAERSRQADAEWDRKQNLLRKELAWLRRGAPARTSKPKFRIEAANELIAAEPPARDSTELQKFATSRLGRTVYELEDVSYAVGDGDEQKQLLQRVTWQLGPGERLGLIGVNGSGKSSLVRLLLGEAQPDSGRVVTGVTVKPAHLSQEVAEIDPTWRVLEAVEKVHSTVEIGKGKTLTAGQLLERFGFAGEKQWTRVGDLSGGERRRLQLLRLLMDAPNVLLLDEPTNDLDIDTLTAFEDILDGWPGTLLVVSHDRYFLERTTDRVAALYGDGRIRLLPGGVDEYLAYREQRATDVSNSRTTKAPAQQSNLSSGGAGSREDRATKKELARIERRLDKIAELEAALHEELSRIGGDYLAAADADAKLRELHEERLRLEDEWLSLSE; translated from the coding sequence ATGGCACCCCAAGCTGTCAACCTCGTCAACCTGGAGAACGTCTCCAAGGCCTACACCGCCCGCACCCTCCTGGACAAAGTCTCGCTGGGCTTGTCCGAGGGCGACCGGATCGGCGTGGTCGGCCGCAACGGCGGCGGCAAGTCGACCTTGCTGCGGGTGCTCGCGAAGCTCGACGAGCCCGACTCCGGGCGCGTCACGCACACCGGCGGGCTGCGGATCGCCTTCGTCGGGCAGCACGACAGCCTGGATCCGGACGCGACCATCCGGCACGAGCTGGTCGCCGACAGGCCCGACCACGAGTGGCTGGCCGACGCGCGGGTGCGCGACGTCATCACCGGGCTGTTCGGCGGCACCGACTTCCCCGCCTTCCCGGACGGCATGGACACCCGGATCGGGCCGCTGTCCGGCGGCGAGCGGCGGCGGGTGGCGCTGGCCAAGGCCCTGATCAACGAGCACGACCTGCTGCTGCTCGACGAGCCCACCAACCACCTCGACGTCGAGGGCATCGCCTGGCTGGCCCGGCATCTGGCGACCGCCAAGCCCGCGCTGCTCACCGTCACCCACGACCGCTGGTTCCTGGACGCCGTCACCACCCGCACCTGGGAGGTCGTCAACGGGCAGGTGCTCGACTACGACGGCGGCTACTCGGCCTACGTTCTGGCCCGCGCCGAGCGGTCGCGGCAGGCCGACGCCGAGTGGGACCGCAAGCAGAACCTGCTGCGCAAGGAGCTGGCCTGGCTGCGGCGCGGGGCCCCGGCGCGGACCAGCAAGCCGAAGTTCCGGATCGAGGCGGCCAACGAGCTGATCGCCGCCGAGCCACCGGCCCGGGACAGCACCGAGCTGCAGAAGTTCGCGACCAGCCGACTCGGGCGGACCGTCTACGAGCTGGAGGACGTGTCCTACGCGGTCGGCGACGGCGATGAGCAGAAGCAGCTGCTGCAGCGCGTCACCTGGCAGCTCGGCCCCGGCGAGCGGCTCGGCCTGATCGGCGTCAACGGCTCCGGCAAGTCCTCGCTGGTCCGGCTGCTGCTCGGCGAGGCGCAGCCGGACTCCGGGCGCGTGGTCACCGGCGTCACCGTGAAGCCGGCGCACCTGTCGCAGGAAGTGGCCGAGATCGACCCCACCTGGCGCGTTCTGGAGGCGGTGGAGAAGGTCCACTCGACGGTCGAGATCGGCAAGGGCAAGACCCTGACCGCCGGGCAGCTGCTGGAGCGGTTCGGCTTCGCCGGCGAGAAGCAGTGGACCCGGGTCGGCGACCTGTCCGGCGGCGAGCGGCGCCGGCTGCAGCTGCTCAGGCTGCTGATGGACGCCCCGAACGTGCTGCTGCTCGACGAGCCCACCAACGACCTGGACATCGACACCCTCACCGCTTTTGAGGACATCCTCGACGGCTGGCCCGGCACGCTGCTCGTGGTCAGCCACGACCGCTACTTCCTGGAGCGCACCACCGACCGGGTCGCCGCGCTCTACGGAGACGGCCGGATCCGGCTGCTCCCCGGCGGCGTCGACGAGTACCTCGCCTACCGTGAGCAGCGCGCCACAGACGTTTCCAACTCCCGCACAACCAAAGCGCCCGCCCAGCAGTCAAACCTGTCGAGCGGTGGTGCGGGCTCTCGCGAGGACCGTGCGACCAAGAAGGAACTGGCGCGCATCGAACGGCGCCTGGACAAGATCGCCGAGTTGGAGGCCGCCCTGCATGAGGAACTCTCCCGGATTGGGGGAGACTATCTCGCAGCGGCCGATGCGGACGCTAAGCTACGCGAGTTGCATGAGGAACGTCTCCGTCTAGAGGATGAGTGGCTCTCACTCTCCGAGTAG